From the genome of Aliarcobacter lanthieri:
TTTTCTTCTTCAAATACTTCTTTATTTTCTTTTATATTTATCCAAATTAAAAATCCTTGGTTAGAATATATATCTTTCCCTTCTTGTTCACAACTTAAATAATATCTTGCTTTTTCTACAATAGTATCTTTATTTGTCATTATTATTCTCTTTTTTACTCAAATTCTCTTTTATCTGATTACTTGCTCTACTTATATGTTTTTCTACTGCATTTATAGTTATATTCATCATTGAAGCAACTTCATCTCTTGAGTAACCATCAATAATATGTAAAGTAAAGGCTTGTCTTCTTTTTGTAGGTAATTTTTCTACTTCTTGTAGTAAAAGTATTGTTTGTTCATCTTCTATCAATATTGTTTCTATGCTATCACTCTCATTTATATGATAATCTTCTTCAAAACTTATTTTATCAATTTTATATTTTTCTTTATATAAATCAAACATAACATTTTTAGCGATTCTATAAAGTAATGCTCGTTCATTTTCTATTACA
Proteins encoded in this window:
- a CDS encoding RNA polymerase sigma factor, with product MTIHYNEIFQYVKKNVFDKQTAQDITQETFTRAIKSADRNVIENERALLYRIAKNVMFDLYKEKYKIDKISFEEDYHINESDSIETILIEDEQTILLLQEVEKLPTKRRQAFTLHIIDGYSRDEVASMMNITINAVEKHISRASNQIKENLSKKENNNDK